The following coding sequences are from one Enterococcus sp. 4G2_DIV0659 window:
- the iolG gene encoding inositol 2-dehydrogenase: MEKIKVGIVGLGRLGKVHAKNLAENVQGCELVAACSFVQEELAYAVAELGVKETYNEYEKMVESPSIDAVFIVSPSGFHCEQIKLAMENGKHVFSEKPIGLGIDEIKETQSVIQSYPDQVFMLGFMRRYDDSYQYAKQLVDNGELGELTLMRCYSIDPSSGMESFVKFAGASDSGGLFMDMSIHDIDLVRWFMKKEVRRVWAIGKNAAYPELDEVGELETGAAMMQLENQAMAILIAGRNCHHGYHVETELIGTKGMLRVAAVPEKNLVTVMNEQGVVRACSQDFPERFREAFVSEAKEFIDCIKEKRQPEVSAYDGLQSTKVALACKKSFETNELVTLEDE, translated from the coding sequence ATGGAGAAAATCAAGGTAGGAATTGTCGGATTAGGACGCTTAGGAAAAGTCCATGCGAAAAATTTAGCTGAAAATGTTCAAGGGTGCGAATTAGTTGCGGCCTGTAGCTTTGTTCAAGAAGAATTAGCTTACGCTGTAGCAGAGTTAGGTGTGAAAGAAACCTACAACGAATATGAAAAAATGGTGGAAAGCCCATCAATCGATGCTGTTTTTATCGTTTCTCCTTCAGGCTTTCATTGTGAGCAAATTAAATTGGCGATGGAAAATGGGAAACATGTTTTTAGTGAAAAACCGATTGGATTGGGGATAGATGAGATAAAAGAAACCCAAAGTGTGATTCAAAGCTATCCGGATCAAGTATTCATGTTAGGGTTTATGCGTCGTTATGATGACTCATATCAATATGCCAAACAATTAGTAGATAACGGAGAATTAGGTGAGCTGACACTGATGCGTTGTTACAGTATTGACCCTAGCTCTGGCATGGAAAGTTTTGTGAAATTTGCTGGAGCCAGTGACAGCGGAGGGTTATTTATGGATATGTCAATTCACGATATTGATTTAGTTCGTTGGTTTATGAAAAAAGAAGTCCGTAGAGTCTGGGCAATTGGGAAAAATGCTGCCTATCCTGAGTTAGATGAAGTCGGAGAGTTAGAAACTGGCGCTGCTATGATGCAGTTAGAAAATCAGGCAATGGCTATTCTGATCGCGGGTAGAAATTGTCATCATGGTTATCACGTGGAGACAGAATTGATTGGAACTAAAGGGATGTTGCGAGTTGCGGCTGTACCAGAGAAGAATTTAGTAACGGTGATGAATGAACAAGGCGTTGTAAGAGCTTGCTCGCAAGACTTTCCAGAAAGATTTCGTGAAGCTTTTGTCAGCGAAGCAAAAGAATTTATTGACTGTATCAAAGAAAAACGTCAGCCCGAAGTCTCAGCGTATGATGGGTTGCAGTCGACAAAAGTGGCATTAGCATGTAAAAAATCATTTGAAACGAATGAGCTGGTTACACTTGAAGATGAATAA
- a CDS encoding tautomerase family protein, translating to MPLLKFDMVEGRSEEEIQRILDIAHSVVLEAFDVPEGDRYQIVTQHKPFEMVMEDTGLGFKRDKRKMISLTVISRERTTPQKEMFYRLLSQQLEEFCGMTPENLLVSFVINNDADWSFGFGKAQFLTGEL from the coding sequence TTGCCATTACTAAAATTTGATATGGTTGAAGGACGCAGCGAAGAGGAAATACAAAGAATTCTTGATATTGCTCATTCTGTTGTTTTGGAAGCTTTTGATGTTCCTGAAGGGGATAGATATCAGATCGTGACTCAGCATAAACCATTTGAAATGGTGATGGAAGATACGGGGCTAGGGTTTAAAAGAGACAAAAGAAAGATGATTTCACTTACTGTTATTAGTAGAGAACGAACAACACCTCAAAAGGAAATGTTTTATCGCTTACTTTCACAACAATTAGAGGAATTTTGTGGGATGACACCTGAAAATTTACTTGTTTCATTCGTTATTAATAATGATGCGGATTGGAGCTTTGGATTTGGAAAAGCACAGTTTTTGACTGGGGAACTTTGA
- a CDS encoding Gfo/Idh/MocA family protein: protein MDLKVGVIGTGAIGIEHIRRINEKVQGAYVTAVSDINVEQAQKLANQINAVFFETGEELIASSSVDIVVVTSWDPTHEKYVLEAIKHKKYVFCEKPLATDSAGCKRIVDAEIAAGKKLVQVGFMRRYDRGYIELKEAIETKKFGEPLMLHCAHRNPTADENYHTPMAIINTGIHEIDALRWLLQEDYVSAQMIMPKQTSFTHEKLHDPQMLILETTSGIHIDLEIFVNCQFGYDIKCDVVCETGEIGLEDPAYTHVKSKGKDYTKIAPDWQTRFIEAYDYEFELWVRSIQSGNLTGPTAWDGYVAAVTMDACGQARDTGERALIQLPDCPTLYK from the coding sequence ATGGATTTAAAAGTTGGCGTCATTGGAACAGGTGCAATTGGAATCGAACATATTAGAAGAATCAACGAAAAAGTACAAGGTGCTTATGTTACAGCAGTTTCAGATATCAATGTGGAGCAAGCTCAGAAATTAGCGAATCAAATCAATGCCGTCTTTTTTGAGACAGGTGAAGAATTAATTGCTTCTTCCAGTGTAGATATTGTTGTTGTGACATCTTGGGATCCAACGCATGAAAAATACGTATTAGAAGCAATTAAACACAAAAAATATGTTTTCTGCGAAAAACCGTTAGCCACAGACAGTGCAGGGTGTAAACGGATCGTTGATGCTGAGATTGCTGCTGGAAAAAAATTAGTTCAGGTTGGTTTTATGAGAAGGTATGACCGCGGTTATATCGAATTGAAAGAAGCGATTGAAACGAAAAAATTTGGCGAACCGTTGATGTTGCATTGTGCACATAGAAATCCGACTGCAGATGAAAATTACCATACACCAATGGCGATCATCAACACAGGAATCCATGAAATCGATGCACTACGCTGGTTGCTTCAGGAAGATTATGTTTCTGCTCAAATGATTATGCCAAAACAAACGAGTTTCACCCATGAAAAATTACATGATCCACAAATGCTGATTTTAGAAACCACTTCTGGTATTCATATTGATTTAGAAATTTTTGTCAATTGTCAGTTTGGCTATGATATCAAGTGTGATGTTGTTTGTGAAACAGGTGAAATCGGGTTAGAAGACCCAGCGTATACCCATGTGAAATCAAAAGGGAAAGACTATACCAAGATCGCACCAGATTGGCAGACTCGTTTTATTGAAGCGTATGATTATGAATTTGAACTATGGGTTCGTTCGATACAATCAGGTAATTTAACTGGTCCGACCGCTTGGGATGGATATGTTGCTGCGGTTACGATGGATGCTTGTGGGCAGGCTAGAGATACAGGAGAACGAGCGTTGATCCAATTGCCGGATTGCCCGACACTATACAAATAA
- a CDS encoding DeoR/GlpR family DNA-binding transcription regulator, with amino-acid sequence MKLQRIQQIENHIQQQGSISLDELCRVFNVSKNTIRRDINELEKRGTIKKVYGGVVYVENNLVSFENRTIHNQAEKEKIGAQAATLIQEDDLIYIDSGTTTSQLLKNVDPELPFTLLTNNLDIINAAAAMKNVQLILIGNSYKRKTRSFVGIEDEAVVTRYNINKAFMAATGVSITSGLTNSDLMEYRIKKMIVQRAKDIYLLADQSKFDHSTLLTYSPLESIKGIVTTKDIPQNYVDFCDLHTIELLYGN; translated from the coding sequence ATGAAATTACAACGGATTCAGCAAATCGAAAACCATATCCAGCAACAAGGCAGTATTTCTCTTGATGAACTATGTCGCGTTTTCAACGTTTCTAAAAATACCATTCGTCGGGATATCAATGAATTAGAAAAAAGAGGAACCATAAAGAAAGTATATGGCGGCGTGGTTTATGTAGAAAACAATCTCGTTTCTTTTGAAAATCGAACGATTCACAATCAAGCAGAGAAGGAAAAAATTGGTGCACAAGCTGCAACGCTAATCCAAGAAGACGACTTAATCTACATCGATTCTGGTACAACAACTAGTCAACTATTAAAAAATGTTGATCCAGAACTGCCATTTACCTTATTGACCAATAACCTTGATATCATCAACGCTGCGGCAGCAATGAAAAACGTTCAGTTAATTCTTATCGGAAATAGCTACAAAAGAAAAACACGTTCTTTCGTGGGCATCGAAGATGAAGCGGTTGTAACAAGGTATAATATAAATAAAGCATTTATGGCCGCTACGGGTGTATCGATTACAAGCGGGCTGACCAATTCAGATTTAATGGAGTATCGTATTAAAAAAATGATCGTTCAACGAGCAAAAGATATCTACCTGTTAGCAGATCAATCAAAATTCGATCATTCTACCTTGCTCACCTACTCACCATTAGAGAGTATCAAGGGAATTGTCACAACTAAAGATATTCCACAAAATTATGTCGATTTTTGTGATTTACATACAATTGAACTTTTATACGGTAATTAA
- the iolA gene encoding methylmalonate-semialdehyde dehydrogenase: MIEIRKLKNYIGGKWVTSLTETYETVYNPATKEVLCEVPISTKEDLEEAVKIAKEAFEQWKEMAVPRRARILFRYQQLLIKHKEELARLITLENGKNLNEALGEVQRGIENVEFAAGTPTLMMGDSLSSIATDVEATNYRYPIGVVAGISPFNFPMMVPCWMFPMAISCGNSFILKPSERTPLLTERLVELFTEAGLPAGVFNVVYGAHDIVNGILEHPEVKAISFVGSKPVGEYVYTQGSKYLKRVQALTGAKNHSIVLKDADLDDAVTNIVSAAFGSAGERCMACAVVTVEEEVADKFIHKLKEKAGGIKIGNGLDDGVFLGPVIRDENQKRTVSYIEKGIEEGAQLIIDGRENIPEDGYFVGPTIFDGVTTDMTIWRDEIFAPVLSIIRVKDLKEAITTANQSEFANGACLFTNNASAIRYFRENIDAGMLGINLGVPAPMAFFPFSGWKSSFYGTLHANGKDSVDFYTRKKVVTARYPKANI, from the coding sequence ATGATAGAGATCAGAAAGCTAAAAAATTACATTGGCGGGAAGTGGGTAACTAGTCTGACAGAAACATATGAGACCGTTTACAATCCGGCTACAAAAGAAGTTCTATGTGAAGTACCGATTTCTACAAAAGAAGATTTAGAAGAAGCTGTGAAAATTGCTAAAGAAGCATTTGAACAATGGAAGGAAATGGCTGTGCCAAGACGTGCAAGAATTCTGTTTCGCTACCAACAGCTATTGATTAAGCATAAGGAAGAATTAGCTCGTTTGATTACTTTGGAAAACGGTAAGAATCTAAATGAAGCGTTAGGCGAGGTTCAGCGAGGTATAGAAAACGTAGAATTTGCAGCAGGAACACCAACACTGATGATGGGCGATTCGTTATCTTCCATTGCTACAGACGTAGAAGCGACCAATTACCGTTACCCGATTGGGGTGGTTGCAGGGATTTCACCATTCAATTTTCCGATGATGGTTCCTTGTTGGATGTTTCCGATGGCGATCTCATGTGGCAATAGTTTTATTTTAAAACCTTCAGAAAGAACACCGTTATTGACTGAACGATTGGTTGAGTTATTTACAGAAGCTGGGTTGCCAGCAGGAGTGTTTAATGTTGTTTATGGTGCACATGATATTGTGAATGGGATTTTAGAGCATCCAGAAGTGAAAGCGATTTCCTTTGTTGGTTCAAAACCTGTTGGAGAATATGTCTACACTCAAGGAAGTAAATACTTAAAACGGGTTCAGGCTTTAACTGGAGCAAAAAACCACTCGATTGTTTTAAAAGACGCAGATTTAGATGATGCGGTGACAAATATTGTGTCAGCTGCATTCGGTTCAGCTGGCGAACGGTGTATGGCGTGTGCCGTTGTAACAGTTGAAGAAGAGGTAGCAGATAAATTCATTCATAAACTAAAAGAAAAAGCTGGTGGAATTAAAATAGGGAATGGATTGGATGATGGTGTCTTTTTGGGACCAGTTATTCGTGATGAAAACCAAAAAAGAACAGTTTCCTATATTGAAAAAGGAATCGAAGAAGGGGCGCAACTGATTATAGATGGAAGAGAAAATATTCCAGAAGATGGTTATTTTGTAGGGCCGACTATTTTTGATGGGGTAACAACAGATATGACGATTTGGCGAGATGAAATTTTTGCGCCGGTTTTATCAATTATTCGGGTGAAAGATTTAAAAGAAGCGATTACTACAGCCAATCAGTCTGAATTTGCTAACGGTGCATGTCTGTTTACCAACAATGCATCCGCCATTCGCTATTTTAGAGAAAATATTGATGCAGGCATGTTGGGGATCAATTTAGGTGTGCCGGCACCGATGGCATTTTTCCCGTTTTCTGGTTGGAAATCTTCTTTCTACGGTACACTTCATGCAAATGGCAAAGACAGTGTAGATTTCTACACTCGTAAAAAAGTCGTCACAGCCCGTTATCCAAAGGCAAATATTTAA
- the iolC gene encoding 5-dehydro-2-deoxygluconokinase has translation MTKKFGMIALGRACIDLNAVEYNRPMEETMTFKKYVGGSPANIAIGSAKLGVKVGFIGKVSDDQHGRFIKKFMGEAGIDTSQMFVDQKGHKTGLAFTEIKSPEECSILMYRDQVADLYLTPEEINEEYINQTDLLLVSGTALSQSPSREAVLKAISYAKKNQIKVAFELDYRPYTWHSPEEVAVYYSIVAENADIVIGTRDEYDEMEGKKGGTNQTTTEYLFQHRPELIVIKHGVKGSYAYTKNGESYQAGSYKTQVLKTFGAGDSYAAAFLYALSTGKDIETALKYGSASAAIVVSKHSSSEAMPTAQEIEQLILEQS, from the coding sequence ATGACAAAGAAATTTGGTATGATCGCCCTTGGCCGGGCATGTATTGACCTGAATGCCGTTGAGTATAATCGACCAATGGAAGAAACGATGACGTTTAAAAAATATGTAGGTGGTTCTCCAGCGAATATAGCGATTGGTAGTGCTAAATTAGGTGTAAAAGTTGGGTTTATCGGTAAAGTTTCAGATGATCAGCATGGCCGTTTTATCAAAAAATTTATGGGGGAGGCCGGTATTGATACGAGCCAGATGTTTGTCGATCAAAAAGGACATAAAACAGGGTTGGCGTTTACGGAGATTAAAAGCCCAGAAGAGTGTAGTATTTTGATGTATCGGGATCAAGTAGCGGATTTGTATTTGACACCAGAGGAGATCAATGAAGAGTATATCAATCAAACAGATCTGCTGTTAGTTTCTGGAACAGCGCTTTCGCAAAGTCCTTCGAGAGAAGCCGTATTAAAAGCGATCTCCTATGCAAAAAAAAATCAAATAAAAGTAGCATTTGAACTGGATTATCGACCATATACGTGGCATTCGCCAGAAGAGGTAGCGGTCTATTATTCAATTGTCGCTGAAAATGCTGATATTGTGATTGGGACTAGAGATGAATATGACGAAATGGAAGGTAAAAAAGGCGGAACAAACCAAACCACAACTGAGTACCTCTTTCAACATCGGCCAGAGCTGATTGTAATCAAACATGGCGTAAAAGGTTCGTATGCGTATACCAAAAATGGAGAGAGCTACCAAGCTGGTTCGTATAAGACTCAAGTTCTGAAAACATTTGGTGCAGGGGATTCGTATGCAGCGGCATTTTTATATGCGCTAAGTACAGGGAAAGATATTGAAACAGCATTAAAATATGGGAGTGCATCAGCGGCAATTGTCGTTAGTAAGCATAGTTCCTCAGAAGCGATGCCGACAGCACAGGAAATAGAGCAATTGATTTTAGAACAATCTTGA
- the iolD gene encoding 3D-(3,5/4)-trihydroxycyclohexane-1,2-dione acylhydrolase (decyclizing), with translation MVKKIRLTTAQALIKFLNQQYIHIDGEEIPFVEGVFNVFGHGNVLGIGQALEENPGHLKVIQGKNEQGMTHAAVAYSRQKLRQKIFAVTASAGPGSANMITAVATAFANNIPVLVLPADTFATRQPDPVLQQLEHETSAAITTNDAFKAVSKYWDRVQRPEQLMSSLLRAFEVMTNPATSGPATICISQDTEAEAYEYDEAFFQKRVHYINRQIPTKRELKGAVERIKASKRPVIIVGGGAKYSQARKALIDLSSQCDIPLVETHAGKSTVEADFKNNLGGTGVLGTLAANKAIQQADLIIGIGTRYTDFTTSSKTAFNYEQTKFLNINVNRMQAYKFDAFQLIGDAKETLEMLIPQLTEYRTAFGESIQQLKAEWSTERKRLGETTFSRTDFSPEINDQFTQEVLNEYADALKTEFTQTSAFLTINDNVAEDSIAIASAGSLPGDMQRLWHSTVPNTYHLEYGYSCMGYEIAGALGVKLANPSQEVYAMVGDGSFLMLHSELVTALQYNQKINILLFDNSGFGCINNLQMDNGSGSYNCEFRDYNNQIMTIDYAKVGEGYGAKVYRVKTKEELRVALEDAKKQEKSTLIEIKVLPKTMSDGYDSWWHVGVAEVSTTPAIQAAYDRSQKMLGNAKKY, from the coding sequence ATGGTGAAAAAAATCCGATTAACCACGGCTCAAGCACTAATCAAGTTTTTGAATCAGCAATATATTCATATCGACGGGGAAGAAATTCCTTTTGTCGAAGGTGTATTTAATGTGTTTGGTCATGGAAATGTCTTAGGAATCGGTCAGGCGCTTGAAGAAAACCCAGGACATTTGAAAGTGATACAAGGCAAAAATGAACAAGGAATGACCCACGCTGCTGTGGCGTACAGTCGGCAAAAATTACGGCAGAAAATTTTTGCAGTGACCGCTTCGGCAGGACCGGGATCAGCTAATATGATTACGGCAGTAGCGACAGCTTTTGCAAATAATATTCCAGTGTTGGTATTGCCAGCAGATACATTTGCTACAAGACAGCCGGATCCGGTTTTGCAACAATTGGAACATGAAACGAGTGCGGCGATAACAACGAATGATGCTTTTAAAGCTGTTTCCAAATATTGGGATCGAGTTCAACGGCCTGAACAGCTGATGAGTAGCTTGTTACGAGCGTTTGAAGTTATGACAAATCCGGCAACTAGTGGACCTGCAACGATTTGTATTTCTCAAGATACAGAAGCTGAGGCATACGAGTATGATGAAGCGTTTTTCCAAAAAAGAGTACATTATATAAATCGGCAAATACCTACAAAACGCGAATTAAAGGGAGCCGTGGAAAGAATTAAAGCAAGCAAGAGACCAGTAATCATCGTTGGTGGAGGTGCTAAATATTCACAGGCACGCAAAGCTTTGATTGATTTATCTTCACAATGTGATATTCCCCTGGTAGAAACGCATGCTGGAAAATCTACAGTAGAAGCAGATTTCAAAAATAATCTGGGAGGTACTGGGGTACTTGGGACGTTGGCGGCCAATAAGGCGATTCAACAAGCTGATTTGATTATCGGGATTGGCACACGCTACACAGATTTCACGACATCTTCCAAGACAGCATTTAATTACGAACAAACGAAATTTTTAAATATCAATGTTAATCGAATGCAGGCGTATAAATTTGATGCTTTCCAGCTTATAGGTGACGCAAAAGAGACCTTAGAAATGCTGATACCGCAGTTGACAGAGTATCGAACTGCGTTTGGGGAAAGTATCCAGCAACTAAAAGCGGAGTGGTCGACTGAAAGAAAACGCTTGGGCGAAACGACCTTTTCAAGAACCGATTTTTCACCAGAAATCAACGATCAATTCACGCAAGAAGTACTTAATGAATACGCGGATGCTCTAAAGACGGAGTTTACCCAAACTAGTGCGTTTCTAACTATTAATGACAATGTTGCTGAAGATAGCATAGCAATTGCGTCGGCGGGATCACTACCTGGCGACATGCAACGTTTGTGGCATTCGACCGTACCAAATACGTATCACCTAGAATATGGCTATTCTTGTATGGGGTATGAAATTGCTGGCGCTTTAGGCGTGAAACTAGCTAACCCGTCGCAAGAAGTCTATGCCATGGTAGGAGACGGCAGTTTTCTCATGTTGCATTCAGAGCTGGTTACAGCGCTACAATACAATCAAAAAATCAATATTTTGCTCTTTGATAATTCTGGCTTTGGGTGTATCAATAATCTACAGATGGATAATGGAAGTGGTAGTTATAACTGCGAATTCAGAGACTATAACAATCAAATTATGACTATTGATTATGCGAAAGTCGGAGAAGGATATGGCGCTAAAGTGTATCGGGTTAAGACGAAAGAAGAACTTAGGGTAGCGTTGGAAGATGCTAAAAAACAAGAAAAATCTACATTGATTGAAATAAAGGTCTTACCAAAAACAATGTCAGATGGGTATGATAGCTGGTGGCACGTAGGCGTTGCTGAAGTTTCGACGACGCCAGCAATTCAAGCGGCATATGATCGTAGTCAAAAAATGTTAGGAAACGCCAAAAAATATTAA
- the iolB gene encoding 5-deoxy-glucuronate isomerase: MARLNYKPIPRELDPGITLLQHIHKKNTALQYIELKVIEMSAGSVFQEYLGMQEVCIVALTGKITVTDGDQTFEAIGTRDNVFEKIPTDSVYISIEQEFKIMGDSKATVVLCYAPSQKKNQTRLIKAAENTVEHRGQYQNKRLVHNILPDNSPFADCLLVVEVFTDGGNWSSYPPHKHDQDNLPLESKLEETYYHEMNPRQGFVFQRVYTDDRLLDETMTVENGDVVVVPEGYHPVGVPDGYDSYYLNVMAGPIRKWQFHNDPDHEWILTRE, from the coding sequence ATGGCACGTTTAAACTATAAGCCAATCCCAAGAGAGCTGGATCCGGGGATTACACTACTTCAACATATCCATAAAAAAAATACAGCGTTGCAGTATATTGAGCTAAAAGTAATCGAAATGTCTGCTGGAAGTGTTTTTCAAGAATATTTAGGCATGCAAGAAGTGTGTATTGTTGCATTGACTGGAAAAATAACAGTGACAGATGGAGACCAAACCTTTGAGGCAATCGGTACTCGCGACAATGTCTTTGAAAAAATACCAACAGACAGTGTCTATATTTCAATAGAGCAGGAATTTAAGATAATGGGAGATTCAAAAGCAACTGTGGTACTTTGTTACGCGCCGTCCCAGAAAAAAAATCAAACTAGGTTGATTAAGGCAGCAGAGAATACCGTTGAACATCGTGGGCAGTATCAAAATAAGCGTTTAGTTCATAATATTTTACCTGATAACTCTCCGTTTGCAGATTGCTTGTTGGTGGTTGAGGTGTTTACTGATGGCGGTAATTGGTCCAGTTATCCGCCCCATAAACATGATCAGGATAACCTGCCGTTGGAATCTAAACTAGAAGAAACCTATTACCATGAGATGAATCCTAGACAAGGCTTTGTTTTTCAACGAGTCTATACCGATGATCGACTGCTTGATGAAACGATGACGGTTGAAAATGGTGATGTAGTGGTTGTGCCTGAAGGGTACCATCCGGTAGGCGTACCGGATGGCTATGACTCTTATTACTTAAATGTGATGGCAGGACCAATTAGAAAATGGCAATTTCATAACGATCCTGATCACGAATGGATCTTAACTAGAGAATAG
- the iolE gene encoding myo-inosose-2 dehydratase yields the protein MNDLKIRLGIAPIAWTNDDMPELGKENTFEQCVSEMALAGFVGTEIGNKYPKDPDVLRSYLDIRGLSVASAWFSAFLTTKPYEETEKAFIEHMNFLYFMGAKVIVVSEQGHSIQGQMSTPIFKEKPVFTEEEWQALASGLERLGELANAKDMTIVYHHHMGTGVQTTEEIDRLMALTDPKKVSLLFDTGHLVFSGEEPIAIYQKYQDRIKHIHFKDIRKDIAKQVKETEQSFLNAVKLGVFTVPGDGMIDFIPIWEAIENSDYEGWIVVEAEQDPAKANPFEYAVKARKYIREITNS from the coding sequence ATGAATGATTTAAAAATCCGTTTAGGGATTGCACCGATTGCCTGGACAAATGATGATATGCCAGAACTAGGCAAAGAAAATACCTTTGAGCAATGTGTTAGTGAAATGGCATTAGCTGGTTTTGTCGGCACTGAGATTGGTAATAAGTATCCTAAAGACCCGGATGTGTTAAGGTCATATCTTGATATTCGTGGATTATCAGTGGCGAGTGCTTGGTTTAGCGCATTTTTAACAACAAAACCCTATGAAGAAACAGAAAAAGCGTTTATCGAGCATATGAATTTTTTATATTTCATGGGAGCTAAAGTAATTGTTGTCTCAGAGCAAGGACATAGTATACAAGGGCAGATGAGTACACCGATTTTTAAAGAAAAACCTGTATTTACAGAAGAAGAGTGGCAAGCCTTGGCTTCTGGTCTAGAACGCTTAGGTGAGTTGGCGAATGCGAAAGATATGACGATTGTTTACCATCATCATATGGGGACTGGTGTACAAACGACAGAAGAAATCGACCGATTGATGGCACTGACTGATCCAAAGAAAGTTTCTTTGTTGTTTGATACTGGACACTTAGTTTTTTCTGGTGAAGAACCAATTGCTATTTATCAGAAGTATCAAGACCGTATCAAACATATCCATTTCAAAGATATTCGAAAAGATATAGCTAAACAAGTGAAAGAAACGGAACAAAGCTTTTTGAATGCAGTTAAGCTTGGCGTATTTACTGTTCCTGGAGATGGGATGATTGATTTCATACCAATTTGGGAAGCAATCGAAAATAGTGATTACGAAGGATGGATCGTTGTTGAAGCAGAGCAAGACCCAGCCAAGGCGAATCCTTTTGAATACGCAGTGAAGGCAAGAAAATATATTCGTGAAATCACAAATAGCTAA